TCTGCACAGACCGTTTTCGGTTCGGCCAAGATGGTGCTTGAGTCGGGTGAGCACCCGATGAAACTCAAGGATCAGGTGACAAGCCCAGGCGGGACCACGATAGCAGGGATGGACGCTCTGGACAAGAACGGCTTCAGAACTGCTCTTATGGAAGCCGTGAAGGCCGCTACAAAGCGTTCCGAGGAGTTGGCATAAGCCTTTTGTGGGCAGGAATGCCCGCGGAGATAGGCCAGGGGTAAGAATCCCCTCGACCATCGGAGACCAATGACCGACGACCGATAGGAGAAACATTATGTCAATCACACCAGTAGACATATTACATACAGAGTTCAAGACCGCGTTCAAGGGCTATAACAAGGCTCAGGTGGATGAGTTTGTCTGCTCGGTCAGGCAGGCTCTTGAGGAAGCGCTTAAGGATAAAAATGAGCTTGCACGCAGGCTGGACACGCTTCAGGAAGAAGTGGAGCGCATCCGCAAGATCGAGTCTGCTATGACTGATGCGCTCACTGTTGCGCAAAAGAGCGCGGATGAGGTCCGCAGCAGTGCTCATAAGCAGGCTGAGCTGATCCTTAAAGAGGCTGAGCAATCTCGTGTCCAGATGACTGTGGAGGCTCAGAAGGAAGCGGAGAAGTATAGAGCAGATGTCGAACTGATCCAGGCGACCCGTGACAGGTTCGAGTCCGAGCTTAGGGGGATGCTCACTTCATATCTCGAATGGCTCGACAGACGAAAGTCGGGTGAACAAGCTAAGAGCGAGGTCGCTTGATTGAGTTCCGACCAGGCAGAAGCAAGCACGAGTAAGCGATGGGGCATTATCCTTGTGCTGGTAATAATTGCTGCATGCCTGATTGGTATTCAAATCGCAGACATAAGCGTCGGCACCCATGGCGGCTCGCAGGCTCAACTAAAACCGCATTCCCAGAAGATCCTTATATATGTGGGTGCTCTGTTTGTCACATGCGCGTTTTTCGGCATTGTGCTGGCCATTTCTTTTTTTATCAATAATTACAATTCACTCAAAAATGCCCAGCCGCACAATGTTTCTTCGTCCTTATTGATCCGTGTTTTTCTTGTGTATCTGATCGGGAGTTTTGTGCTTGAGAGCATTGCCTCGGCATGCGTATCGATCAGTGGCCTTGACTCGTCAGGTGAGACTGGAAATCTGATATTCCTGGCCTTGCATGCTCTGGCGATCCTCGCAGCCTGTGCTCTCGGGCTGAGTGCGCTGGCAAAAATGACCGGCTGTGACGACAATGTATTTGTGGCGATTGGCCTCAAGCCGCTGCCTTTGAAAGATGCGTTCAAGTGGGGGCTGGGGACGTATATTGCGGTTCTACCGTTTTTTGGCGTAGCTGCATATATCAGTCAACTGCTGGATAACACTGTATTTCGTGGAATAAAGACGCCCGAGCATCCGCTTGTCCCCTACTTTACAGGTGGTGGTGGCGGATCATTTGCTATTATTCTGATATTGGGTGCGCTGGTTGCCCCTTTGGTTGAGGAAGTCTTCTTTCGTGGAGTATTGTATGGAATGCTGAGGAGTTGGATGCGCGTGTGGGGTGCGGCGGCATTTTCTGCGGCTATTTTTGCGTTCGGCCATCCACTTCCTGAGTATTTTCTGCCGATATTTGTTTTAGGGGCAGCCTTTGCGCTTGTGCGCGAACGAACCGGCTCTCTCATGCCCTCGATGATAGCTCATGCGATTCACAACGGGTCTGCAATAATCCTGATGCGATTGCTTTATTGACAAAATTTTGGAACTAGCTGTGTGTTGAGTTCGTTATAGTATAGGTGGATTCCGTAGGGGGTGGTATAAGGTCATTGACCGACTGAACTTGTTTGTAGTATTATCACGTAATCGAAAAGTATTGAAAGGAGCTATATAAATGCGTAATAGGATGCTGATTGTGGCAATGGCGCTGGTTATATTAGCGTCGGCCACGACCATGGTTTTTGCTGCCGATGCGGCGAAGCCATTCGACACTGATGCGGCGCTTGCGAAATATGGGGCAATGCCGAACGACACCGTACTGGCAACT
This genomic window from bacterium contains:
- a CDS encoding DivIVA domain-containing protein, which codes for MSITPVDILHTEFKTAFKGYNKAQVDEFVCSVRQALEEALKDKNELARRLDTLQEEVERIRKIESAMTDALTVAQKSADEVRSSAHKQAELILKEAEQSRVQMTVEAQKEAEKYRADVELIQATRDRFESELRGMLTSYLEWLDRRKSGEQAKSEVA
- a CDS encoding CPBP family intramembrane metalloprotease, whose amino-acid sequence is MSSDQAEASTSKRWGIILVLVIIAACLIGIQIADISVGTHGGSQAQLKPHSQKILIYVGALFVTCAFFGIVLAISFFINNYNSLKNAQPHNVSSSLLIRVFLVYLIGSFVLESIASACVSISGLDSSGETGNLIFLALHALAILAACALGLSALAKMTGCDDNVFVAIGLKPLPLKDAFKWGLGTYIAVLPFFGVAAYISQLLDNTVFRGIKTPEHPLVPYFTGGGGGSFAIILILGALVAPLVEEVFFRGVLYGMLRSWMRVWGAAAFSAAIFAFGHPLPEYFLPIFVLGAAFALVRERTGSLMPSMIAHAIHNGSAIILMRLLY